In a single window of the Gadus macrocephalus chromosome 6, ASM3116895v1 genome:
- the rnf115a gene encoding E3 ubiquitin-protein ligase RNF115 produces the protein MAEAAALPPHRFFCHCCKGEVSPKLPEYICPRCDSGFIEEVTEDSSLLEGGAIGIDDTATQFAELWHLLFVDRPFTTDGDSPDSEPRVPGGGLGGLSGLGGLGGGPIGGSVPAGLGGPIGGPFGSGEHWGPGRPPRLHSQRRYRSRGSSRPDRSPAVEGIVQQFLAGLFVNSGVAGSPPISWTGMLHSNPGDYAWGQGGLDAVITQLLGQFENTGPPPAEKDKISSLPTVHVSQEQADCSMECPVCKEDFSVGEPVRQLPCNHFFHSDCIVPWLEMHDTCPVCRKGLNGEDSSSQPPPESPSLATDSRTQERWSF, from the exons GTGAGCCCCAAGCTCCCG GAATATATTTGTCCAAGATGTGACTCGGGATTCATAGAGGAAGTAACAGAAGACTCCAg TCTACTGGAGGGTGGCGCTATTGGAATCGATGACACAGCCACACAGTTTGCAGAG TTATGGCACCTTCTGTTTGTGGACCGGCCTTTCACAACGGATGGCGACAGCCCAGATTCCGAGCCCAGGGTCCCTGGAGGGGGTCTGGGAGGTCTCAGCGGGCTAGGCGGGCTCGGAGGGGGGCCCATCGGGGGTTCGGTTCCGGCGGGTCTAGGGGGTCCCATCGGGGGTCCGTTTGGGTCTGGGGAACACTGGGGGCCGGGGCGTCCCCCTCGCCTGCACAGCCAGCGGAGGTACCGGTCCAGAGGCAGCAGCAGACCAGACCGGTCTCCTGCGGTGGAAGG GATTGTACAACAGTTTCTGGCGGGTCTGTTTGTCAACTCTGGAGTCGCCGGGTCACCCCCTATATCATG GACAGGGATGCTGCACTCTAACCCGGGGGACTATGCCTGGGGACAGGGAGGACTAGACGCCGTAATAACGCAG CTGTTGGGACAGTTTGAAAACACGGGTCCGCCTCCAGCAGAGAAGGACAagatctcctccctccccaccgtCCACGTCTCTCAGGAACAAGCAG actgcAGTATGgaatgtcctgtttgcaaagAGGACTTCTCAGTCGGGGAGCCTGTCAGACAGCTACCCTGTAATCACTTCTTCCATTCAGACTGTATAGTTCCCTGGTTGGAAATG CATGACACGTGTCCAGTGTGCAGGAAGGGCTTGAATGGAGAGGACAGCAGTAGCCAGCCTCCCCCAGAGTCCCCCTCCCTCGCCACGGACTCGAGAACACAGGAGAGATGGTCCTTCTGA